From the genome of bacterium, one region includes:
- a CDS encoding class I SAM-dependent methyltransferase yields the protein MILLPNCPNIKIPINKVKAILIIKSARNTQIKNAISKLRNIYPKAKLYLLASNKFKEEFKECEIISYPDKKKLHPLWLGKKTWKYIRNLRLDMTVICYNHSTEWGPTYLWVEIIALFSKARWIAQFWKKETNNYLNRFKLTLFLLIKFKYWIVNQYYKFKALREISQYTGENIKIVSKKIKESAKNAVDSWEENLPKTDKEIKDWYSKTDIYIYQLMRRCGYYPGSRLEWLSEILRYCQGKKVLDYGCGVGHLGIELIKHGFEVTNADVPGRTFNFVKWRYQKKGLLTKFVELNDKFSLSETYDVILCTDVLEHIPNPIDTLRLLSKHLKGDGILLIKMGEEENEECPLHLDAINKSNYFSIMEELGFQQITKESSEDMWKLLAWKKKAE from the coding sequence TTCTTCCAAATTGCCCTAATATCAAAATCCCTATTAATAAAGTAAAAGCAATTCTTATAATAAAATCAGCACGTAATACGCAAATAAAAAATGCCATAAGTAAATTAAGAAATATTTATCCTAAAGCAAAGCTTTATTTATTAGCTTCTAATAAATTCAAAGAAGAATTTAAAGAATGTGAAATAATTTCTTATCCAGATAAAAAGAAACTCCATCCTTTGTGGTTAGGAAAAAAAACCTGGAAATACATCAGAAACTTAAGACTGGATATGACGGTAATTTGTTATAACCATAGTACTGAATGGGGTCCCACTTATTTATGGGTAGAGATAATTGCTTTATTTAGCAAGGCAAGATGGATTGCTCAATTTTGGAAGAAAGAAACTAATAATTATTTGAATAGATTTAAATTAACATTATTTTTATTAATTAAGTTTAAATATTGGATAGTTAATCAATATTATAAATTTAAGGCATTAAGAGAAATTAGTCAATATACAGGAGAAAATATTAAAATAGTTTCTAAAAAGATAAAAGAGTCAGCAAAGAATGCAGTCGATAGCTGGGAGGAAAATTTACCAAAAACAGATAAAGAAATAAAAGATTGGTATTCTAAAACTGATATATACATATATCAATTAATGAGAAGATGTGGTTACTATCCTGGAAGTAGATTGGAATGGTTGTCTGAGATACTAAGGTATTGTCAGGGGAAGAAAGTACTTGATTATGGATGTGGGGTAGGGCATTTGGGAATAGAACTGATTAAACATGGTTTTGAAGTTACCAATGCCGATGTTCCAGGAAGAACTTTTAATTTTGTTAAGTGGAGATATCAAAAGAAAGGACTACTTACAAAGTTTGTTGAGTTAAATGATAAATTTTCTTTGTCAGAAACTTATGATGTTATTCTCTGTACTGATGTCTTAGAGCATATTCCTAACCCTATAGATACCTTAAGGCTTCTTTCTAAACATTTAAAAGGCGATGGAATTTTATTAATCAAAATGGGAGAGGAAGAAAACGAGGAATGTCCTCTTCACTTAGATGCTATAAATAAATCTAATTATTTTTCCATAATGGAAGAGTTGGGGTTTCAGCAAATAACCAAAGAAAGTTCAGAAGACATGTGGAAATTGCTGGCCTGGAAGAAGAAGGCGGAATAA